One genomic segment of Brassica napus cultivar Da-Ae chromosome A3, Da-Ae, whole genome shotgun sequence includes these proteins:
- the BNAA03G53610D gene encoding uncharacterized protein BNAA03G53610D — protein MGICSSSESIQVATAKLILQDGRMIEFTSPVKVGYVLQKYPMCFICNSDDMDFDDAVSAISADEELQLGQIYFALPLRWLREPLRADEMAALAVKASAALMQSGGGGGSCRRQRVDPIVAGKSRKRFGSGDDTVGSGGGRRKGRDGDGGGSSSSSGRRRKCYAAELSGIEE, from the coding sequence ATGGGTATATGCAGTTCGAGCGAGTCGATTCAAGTGGCAACGGCGAAACTGATCTTGCAAGACGGAAGGATGATAGAGTTTACTAGCCCCGTGAAAGTAGGATACGTTTTGCAAAAGTATCCCATGTGTTTTATCTGCAACTCAGACGATATGGACTTCGACGACGCCGTTTCAGCTATTAGCGCCGACGAAGAGCTTCAGCTAGGTCAGATATACTTCGCGCTTCCTCTTCGTTGGCTTCGTGAGCCGCTTAGAGCCGATGAGATGGCTGCATTGGCCGTTAAAGCTAGCGCTGCGCTCATGCAaagcggtggtggtggaggaagTTGTCGCCGGCAACGTGTAGATCCTATTGTCGCTGGTAAGTCTCGGAAGAGATTTGGCTCCGGTGATGATACAGTGGGATCCGGCGGTGGTAGAAGGAAAGGCAGAGACGGTGACGGTGGTGGTAGTAGCAGTAGTAGTGGCCGGAGGAGGAAGTGTTACGCGGCGGAGCTGAGTGGGATAGAAGAGTGA
- the LOC106445516 gene encoding oxygen-evolving enhancer protein 1, chloroplastic-like produces the protein MAAVTTVALQSLTAAKLHPPSQSVSKSFKPVTRRVSCSLHDDLKNLTLNCVEATKIAGFALATSALVVSGASAEGVPKRLTYKDIQSKTYMEVKGTGTANQCPTIEGGLESFAIKPGKYYAKKVCLEPTSFTVKAEGVSRNATPFFLNTKLMTRLTYTLDEIEGPFEVASDGTVRFLEKDGSDYAAVTVQLPGGERIPFLFTIKQLVATGKPESFGGDFLVPSYRGSSFLDPKGRGGSTGYDNAVALPARGDDEELDKENNKNTAASVGEITFSVTKSKPESGEVISLFESIQPSDTDLGAKTPEDVKIQGIWYAKLEQ, from the exons ATGGCTGCCGTTACCACCGTGGCTCTGCAGTCTCTCACAGCCGCAAAACTCCATCCTCCTTCTCAGAGCGTCTCTAAATCCTTTAAGCCGGTGACGAGACGTGTCTCTTGCTCCCTCCACGACGATCTTAAGAACTTGACTCTGAACTGCGTTGAGGCTACCAAGATCGCTGGTTTTGCACTAGCTACCTCTGCTCTTGTAGTCTCA GGTGCAAGTGCAGAAGGAGTGCCGAAGAGGCTAACATACAAGGATATACAGAGCAAGACATACATGGAAGTGAAAGGAACTGGAACCGCTAATCAGTGTCCAACCATTGAAGGTGGCTTGGAGTCATTCGCCATTAAGCCAGGCAAATACTACGCCAAGAAAGTCTGCTTGGAGCCAACTTCATTCACCGTCAAAGCAGAAGGTGTTAGCAGGAACGCCACGCCGTTTTTTCTAAACACCAAGCTCATGACCCGTCTTACCTACACACTCGACGAAATCGAAGGTCCTTTTGAA GTAGCATCTGATGGAACGGTGAGGTTTCTTGAGAAAGACGGTAGTGACTACGCTGCAGTAACAGTACAACTTCCAGGTGGTGAGCGTATACCATTCTTGTTCACCATAAAGCAGCTTGTGGCAACAGGTAAACCAGAGAGCTTTGGTGGAGATTTCTTGGTGCCATCTTATAGAGGCTCGTCTTTCTTGGACCCAAAAGGCCGTGGTGGCTCTACAGGATATGACAATGCAGTTGCGTTACCAGCTAGAGGGGACGATGAAGAGTTGGATAAGGAGAACAACAAGAACACAGCTGCTTCGGTTGGGGAGATAACATTCAGTGTAACAAAGAGTAAACCCGAGAGCGGTGAAGTGATAAGTTTGTTTGAGAGTATTCAGCCTTCGGATACTGACTTGGGTGCTAAAACTCCTGAAGATGTCAAGATCCAGGGTATCTGGTATGCTAAACTTGAGCAATAA